GACTTGGCAGGAATCGGGTATCAAAGACCAGATCGGCGTCGAACGGCAACCCGTACTTATAGCCGAAAGAGACAAGGGAGATACCAATCTTCGCGGCAGACCGCTTGACCACGAACGCCTGCACCAGAAATCGCTTCAGGTCATGAATGGTGAGCGCGCTGGTATCGATAATCAGATCCGCTTCCTCGCGCAGCCGCGCCAGCATCCGGCGCTCGATCTCGATCCCGACCAGCGCCGACCTTCCCGCCGCAAGCGGGTGAGGCCGTCGACTTTCACTGAATCGTCGGGCGAGGACCTCGTTGCTCGCATCCAGGAAGAGGATCTTTGCGGTATGGCCTTCCGTCCGCAGCGTCTTCAGGATATCGGACAACGGCGTAAGAAACTCGCGCTCCCGAACGTCGATGACCAGGGCCACCCGGGCGGTCGTGTGCTCTGTTTGCGTATAGAGCCGAACAAAGGTGGGAATTAATGTCGTCGGCAGATTATCGATGCAGAAAAAACCGATATCTTCAAGGCACTTGATCGCCTGGCTCTTCCCGGCCCCGGATACCCCGGTAACGATGACAACCTCAGCCGCCTGCACCGCGCTTCGCCTTCCCCTTACGCCTCGCCCCGCAACACCGTACGACTCGAGAGGCGTACAACCCCAGGGGTGGAAGGAACCGCTTCCCTCACGCCGTACGTCCGACGCCTG
Above is a genomic segment from Candidatus Methylomirabilota bacterium containing:
- a CDS encoding RNase adapter RapZ; translation: MQAAEVVIVTGVSGAGKSQAIKCLEDIGFFCIDNLPTTLIPTFVRLYTQTEHTTARVALVIDVREREFLTPLSDILKTLRTEGHTAKILFLDASNEVLARRFSESRRPHPLAAGRSALVGIEIERRMLARLREEADLIIDTSALTIHDLKRFLVQAFVVKRSAAKIGISLVSFGYKYGLPFDADLVFDTRFLPSPHFIDDLRPLTGRDPQIGEFLIRASVTKPYLERLTTLLDFVTPLCEEEGRAYLTIALGCTGGHHRSVFFAEQLAGHFREGGYPVNVRHRDIDRS